ACGACGTGCATTCGCGTTTGTCGATGATCCATGACATGGGCTTCGACGTGCTGTACTTCCCGCCGATCCATCCCATCGGCCGCAGCCATCGCAAAGGCAAGAACAACTCGCTGACCGCCGGCCCCGATGATCCGGGCAGTCCGTACGCGATTGGCAGCGAGGAGGGCGGGCACGAGGCCATCCACCCGCAACTGGGCAGCCGCGACGACTTTCGCCGCCTGGTCAAGGCGGCCGCCGATCACGGCCTGGAAATCGCCCTGGATTTCGCCATCCAGTGTTCCCAGGACCATCCGTGGCTCAAGCAGCACCCAGGCTGGTTCAACTGGCGCCCGGACGGCACGATCAAATACGCGGAAAACCCGCCGAAAAAGTATCAGGACATTGTCAACGTCGACTTCTATGCGGCGGATGCCATTCCCGGCCTGTGGACCGAACTGCGGGATATCGTGGTGGGCTGGGTGGAAGAGGGCGTGAAGACCTTTCGCGTCGACAACCCCCACACCAAGCCGTTGCCCTTTTGGCAATGGCTGATCAGCGATGTTCGCGCCAAGCACCCCGACGTGATCTTCCTCGCCGAGGCCTTCACCACGCCGGCGATGATGGCGCGGTTGGGCAAGGTCGGTTATTCCCAGAGCTACACCTATTTCACCTGGCGCAACACCAAGGCCGAGCTGAGCGAATACTTCACTCAATTGAACCAGTCGCCGTGGCGCGAGTGCTACCGGCCGAATTTTTTCGTCAATACCCCGGACATCAACCCAGGCTTTTTGCACGAATCCGGCCGCCCTGGCTTTCTGATCCGTGCCGCGCTGGCGACTATGGGCTCGGGCCTGTGGGGTATGTATTCCGGCTTTGAACTGTGCGAAGCCGCACCGGTGCCGGGCAAAGAGGAATACCTGGACTCGGAGAAATACGAGATCCGCCCTCGGGACTTCACCGCGCCGGGCAACATCATTGCCGAAATCGCCCAGCTCAACCGCATCCGCCGGCAAAACCCGGCGTTGCAGACTCACCTGGGGTTCAAGCTCTACACCGCGTGGAACGACAACATCCTGTACTTCGGCAAGCGCAGCGAGGATGGCAGCAACTTCATCCTGGTCGCCATCAACCTCGACCCGTTCAATGCCCAGCAAGCGCACTTTGAGTTGCCGCTGTGGGAGTTGGGCCTGCCCGATGATGCGCAGACCCAAGGTGAAGATTTGATGAACGGCCATCGCTGGACCTGGTATGGCAAGACCCAGTGGACGCGCCTTGATCCGCAGATGCCGTTCGGGATCTGGCGCATCACTTTGACCTGAGGTGTATGAGTTCTCTTGTGGTGAGCAAGCTCGTGCAGTGAGCGGGCTTGTCGAATCGTCGCCCCGCCCGCACCGGGCTGCGCAGCAGCCCTCAAGTTTGGCACCGAGCGCTATCTGAAAGAACTCACTGGCTTCAATAGAGCCGCTTCGCAGCCCAGCGCGGGGCGAGCCCGCTCACCACAGACGCGTGCTTAGCATGGCTGTTTATTTTTCAGGAGTTTCCAATGGCGAAGAAACCCAAGGCTGCCACCTTCATCAAGGACCCGCTCTGGTACAAGGATGCGGTGATCTATCAGGTTCACGTCAAATCCTTCTTCGACTCCAATAACGACGGCATCGGTGATTTTCCCGGGCTGATCGCCAAGCTCGACTACATCGCCGACCTCGGCGTGAACACTATCTGGCTGCTGCCGTTCTACCCCTCGCCACGTCGCGATGACGGGTATGACATCGCCGAATACCGTGGCGTACACAGCGACTACGGCACCCTGGCCGACGCCAAGCGTTTTATCGCCGAGGCCCACAAGCGTGGGTTGCGGGTGATTACCGAACTGGTGATCAACCACACCTCCGACCAGCATCCGTGGTTCCAGCGCGCGCGCAAGGCCAAGCCGGGCTCGGCGGCGCGGGACTTCTACGTGTGGTCCGACGACGACCAGAAGTACGACGGCACGCGCATCATCTTCCTCGACACCGAGAAGTCCAACTGGACCTGGGACCCGGTCGCCGGCCAGTATTTCTGGCACCGCTTCTACTCCCACCAGCCCGATCTCAATTTCGACAACCCGCAAGTCATGAAGGCCGTGCTGTCGGTGATGCGTTATTGGCTGGACATGGGCATCGACGGCCTGCGCCTGGACGCCATCCCTTACCTGATCGAGCGCGACGGCACGAATAACGAAAACCTTCCCGAAACCCACGACGTGCTCAAGCAGATCCGCGCCGAAATCGACGCCAACTACCCGGATCGCATGCTGCTCGCCGAAGCCAACCAATGGCCGGAAGACACTCAGTTGTACTTTGGCGACAAACACGGCGATGACGGTGATGAATGCCATATGGCGTTTCACTTCCCGCTGATGCCGCGCATGTACATGGCGCTGGCCCAGGAAGATCGCTTCCCCATCACCGATATTCTGCGCCAGACCCCGGAGATTCCCGCCAACTGCCAATGGGCGATCTTCCTGCGCAACCACGATGAGCTGACCCTGGAAATGGTCACCGACAAAGAGCGCGACTACCTGTGGAATTACTACGCTGCCGACCGCCGCGCCCGCATCAACCTGGGCATTCGCCGACGCCTGGCGCCGTTGCTCGAGCGTGATCGCCGCCGCGTGGAGCTGCTCAACAGCCTGCTGCTGTCGATGCCGGGCACGCCGACCCTATATTACGGTGACGAAATCGGCATGGGCGACAACATCTACCTCGGCGATCGTGACGGTGTGCGCACGCCGATGCAGTGGTCCATCGACCGCAACGGCGGCTTCTCACGCGCCGACCCGGCCAGCCTGGTGTTGCCGCCGATCATGGACCCGCTGTACGGCTACCAGTCGGTCAACGTCGAAACCCAGACCCAAGACCCGCACTCGCTGCTCAACTGGAACCGGCGCATGCTCGCCGTGCGCAAGCAATCCAAGGCCTTTGGCCGGGGTAGTTTGAAAATGCTCTCGCCAAGCAATCGCCGCATCCTGGCCTACACCCGCGAATACACCGGGGAAGATGGGCGCACGGAAATCATCCTGTGTGTGGCCAACGTGTCGCGCAGTGCCCAGGCGGCTGAGTTGGACCTGTCTGCATTTGCCGGCATGGTGCCGGTGGAGATGCTCGGCGGGAACGCTTTTCCGCCCATCGGCCAGTTGAATTTCCTGTTGACCCTGGCGCCCTATGGCTTCTATTGGTTTGTATTGGCGGCGGAGAATCAGATGCCCAGTTGGCACGTGGAACCGGCGCAGAGCATTCCCGACTTCACCACCTTGGTACTGAAAAAGCGCATGGAAGAATTGCTCGAAGACCCTTGTCGCACCACCCTGGAGCAGACCTCTTTACCGGCCTGGCTGCCCAAGCGGCGCTGGTTCGCGGGTAAGGACGCTGCTATCGACAACGTGCACATCGCCTACGGCGTACGCTTTGGCGACCCGCAGCATCCGGTGTTGCTCAGTGAGATTGATGTCACCAGCGGTGGCCAAGTCAGTCGCTATCAATTGCCCTTCGGCTTCCTGGGTGAGGACCAGTTCACCAGCGCCTTGCCCCAGCAATTGGCGTTGGCCCGCGTAAGGCGTACCCGTCAGGTGGGGTTGGTCACCGATGCGTTCAGCCTGGAGCATTTTATCCGCGCGGTGATCCAGGGCCTGCAGGCCGGTACGGTACTCACGTCCAGCGAAGGCGACCTGCGCTTTGAAGCGACGCCGCACCTGGCGCCGTTGCAACTGACCGATGACGCCCAGGTGCGCTACTTGTCGGCCGAGCAGTCCAACAGTTCGGTGGTGGTGGGCGAGAGCCTGGTGCTCAAGCTGATCCGCAAAGTCAGCGCCGGCGTGCACCCGGAGCTGGAAATGAGTGCCTACCTGACCGCCGCCGATTACCCGAACATCTCGCCGCTGCTGGGTTCGATGATTCGCCGCGACGGCGACGGCCAGGACAACCTGTTGATGATTGCCCAGGGCTACCTGAGCAACCAGGGCGATGCCTGGAGCTGGACCCAGAACAACCTGGAACGCGCGATTCGTGACGAACTGGCGCAGGCGATCTCCGAGCAGGAACAACACTACAACGCGTTGGGCGAACTGGCGGACTTTGCCGGCCTGCTCGGCCAGCGTCTGGGGGAAATGCACCTGGTGCTGGGCGCGAAGACCCTCAACGAGGACTTCAAGCCCGAGGTCACCACGGCCAAGGACACACACGCCTGGGCCAAGGACGTCGGTGCGCAGATCGAACGTGCGCTGCAATTGCTCAAGCTCCATCAAACCCAATTGAACCCGGCGGATCAGGCGTTGGTCAGTGATTTGCTGGCGCAGAAAAAAACCATCGCTGCCCATGTCCAGGCGTTGGCGAAGGCCACCGTGGGCGGGCTGCGCATTCGGGTCCACGGCGATTTGCACCTGGGCCAGGTGCTGGTGGTGAAGGGCGATGCCTACCTGATCGACTTTGAAGGCGAGCCCGCCAGGCCGCTGCATGAGCGACGGGGCAAGCACAGCCCGTATAAAGATGTGAGCGGCGTGCTGCGTTCGTTTGATTACGCGGCCGCTATGGCCCTGAATGTGCAAGGAGTGGATCACTCGCCGCA
The genomic region above belongs to Pseudomonas sp. S35 and contains:
- the treS gene encoding maltose alpha-D-glucosyltransferase yields the protein MAKKPKAATFIKDPLWYKDAVIYQVHVKSFFDSNNDGIGDFPGLIAKLDYIADLGVNTIWLLPFYPSPRRDDGYDIAEYRGVHSDYGTLADAKRFIAEAHKRGLRVITELVINHTSDQHPWFQRARKAKPGSAARDFYVWSDDDQKYDGTRIIFLDTEKSNWTWDPVAGQYFWHRFYSHQPDLNFDNPQVMKAVLSVMRYWLDMGIDGLRLDAIPYLIERDGTNNENLPETHDVLKQIRAEIDANYPDRMLLAEANQWPEDTQLYFGDKHGDDGDECHMAFHFPLMPRMYMALAQEDRFPITDILRQTPEIPANCQWAIFLRNHDELTLEMVTDKERDYLWNYYAADRRARINLGIRRRLAPLLERDRRRVELLNSLLLSMPGTPTLYYGDEIGMGDNIYLGDRDGVRTPMQWSIDRNGGFSRADPASLVLPPIMDPLYGYQSVNVETQTQDPHSLLNWNRRMLAVRKQSKAFGRGSLKMLSPSNRRILAYTREYTGEDGRTEIILCVANVSRSAQAAELDLSAFAGMVPVEMLGGNAFPPIGQLNFLLTLAPYGFYWFVLAAENQMPSWHVEPAQSIPDFTTLVLKKRMEELLEDPCRTTLEQTSLPAWLPKRRWFAGKDAAIDNVHIAYGVRFGDPQHPVLLSEIDVTSGGQVSRYQLPFGFLGEDQFTSALPQQLALARVRRTRQVGLVTDAFSLEHFIRAVIQGLQAGTVLTSSEGDLRFEATPHLAPLQLTDDAQVRYLSAEQSNSSVVVGESLVLKLIRKVSAGVHPELEMSAYLTAADYPNISPLLGSMIRRDGDGQDNLLMIAQGYLSNQGDAWSWTQNNLERAIRDELAQAISEQEQHYNALGELADFAGLLGQRLGEMHLVLGAKTLNEDFKPEVTTAKDTHAWAKDVGAQIERALQLLKLHQTQLNPADQALVSDLLAQKKTIAAHVQALAKATVGGLRIRVHGDLHLGQVLVVKGDAYLIDFEGEPARPLHERRGKHSPYKDVSGVLRSFDYAAAMALNVQGVDHSPQADQARRRVTERYLNEAREAFIQAYQAATSTLAHDWQDAKGQDAALTLFSLEKAAYEVAYEAENRPTWLPVPLQGLHGLLSGLAPLSNTARGGETS
- a CDS encoding alpha-1,4-glucan--maltose-1-phosphate maltosyltransferase, whose translation is MTAETQVPDDSLLPLSQALLLPRIAIESTMPVIDGGEFSVKAAVGQRVNVTSKVFADGHDKLAVLIRWRPLHDESWHSVVMTDVGNNGWEGAFTVTAQGPHEYCIEAWIDTYASFCYELRKKHEAGVPVSLELQEGRSLVLQAAERSDNELRDRLMLLHHELSGLLETEQVALFLHDDSAHLMTQADHRAYLSISTVYPIDVEREAAQFASWYELFPRSITDDPARHGTFNDVHSRLSMIHDMGFDVLYFPPIHPIGRSHRKGKNNSLTAGPDDPGSPYAIGSEEGGHEAIHPQLGSRDDFRRLVKAAADHGLEIALDFAIQCSQDHPWLKQHPGWFNWRPDGTIKYAENPPKKYQDIVNVDFYAADAIPGLWTELRDIVVGWVEEGVKTFRVDNPHTKPLPFWQWLISDVRAKHPDVIFLAEAFTTPAMMARLGKVGYSQSYTYFTWRNTKAELSEYFTQLNQSPWRECYRPNFFVNTPDINPGFLHESGRPGFLIRAALATMGSGLWGMYSGFELCEAAPVPGKEEYLDSEKYEIRPRDFTAPGNIIAEIAQLNRIRRQNPALQTHLGFKLYTAWNDNILYFGKRSEDGSNFILVAINLDPFNAQQAHFELPLWELGLPDDAQTQGEDLMNGHRWTWYGKTQWTRLDPQMPFGIWRITLT